One genomic window of Arachis hypogaea cultivar Tifrunner chromosome 8, arahy.Tifrunner.gnm2.J5K5, whole genome shotgun sequence includes the following:
- the LOC112705977 gene encoding putative transcription elongation factor SPT5 homolog 1, with translation MTPNSAMYLPSTVLGGDNEGPWFMPDILVNVHRPGEESAGVIREVLPDGSCKVALGSSGNGETITALPNEMEAVVPRKSDKIKIMGGALRGSTGKLIGVDGTDGIIKVDDTLEIKILDLVILAKLAQP, from the exons ATGACGCCAAATTCCGCTATGTATCTTCCTAGCACAGTTTTAG GTGGGGACAATGAGGGGCCATGGTTTATGCCAGACATATTAGTTAATGTACATAGGCCAGGTGAAGAATCTGCTGGAGTTATAAGAGAGGTTCTTCCG GATGGGTCTTGCAAGGTAGCGCTTGGCTCAAGTGGAAATGGTGAAACGATAACTGCCCTTCCCAATGAAATGGAGGCCGTGGTGCCAAGGAAATCAGACAAAATAAAGATAATGGGTGGAGCATTGAGGGGGTCTACAGGCAAGTTGATTGGTGTAGATGGTACTGATGGTATTATAAAGGTAGATGACACATTGGAAATCAAGATTTTAGACCTAGTTATTTTGGCTAAATTAGCTCAACCATGA